The following proteins are co-located in the Poecile atricapillus isolate bPoeAtr1 chromosome 2, bPoeAtr1.hap1, whole genome shotgun sequence genome:
- the CYRIB gene encoding CYFIP-related Rac1 interactor B isoform X2 produces MGNLIKVLTRDIDHNAAHFFLDFENAQPTESEKEIYNQVNVVLKDAEGILEDLQSYRGAGHEIREAIQHPNDEKLQEKAWGAVVPLVGKLKKFYEFSQRLEAGLRGLLGALTSTPYSPTQHLEREQALAKQFAEILHFTLRFDELKMTNPAIQNDFSYYRRTLSRMRINNVPAEGENEVNNELANRMSLFYAEATPMLKTLSDATTKFVSENKNLPIENTTDCLSTMASVCRVMLETPEYRSRFTNEETVSFCLRVMVGVIILYDHVHPVGAFAKTSKIDMKGCIKVLKDQPPNSVEGLLNALRYTTKHLNDETTSKQIKSMLQ; encoded by the exons ATGGGTAATCTCATTAAGGTGCTAACCAGGGACATAGACCACAATGCAGCAcattttttcttggattttgaaA ATGCCCAACCTACAGAATCTGAAAAGGAAATTTATAATCAGGTGAATGTAGTGTTAAAGGATGCAGAAGGAATACTGGAAGACTTGCAGTCATATAGAGGAGCTGGCCATGAAATACGAGAG GCAATACAGCATCCAAATGATGAGAAGCTGCAAGAGAAAGCATGGGGTGCAGTTGTTCCACTAGTAGGCAAACTAAAGAAATTCTATGAATTTTCTCAAAGACTAG AGGCAGGACTGCGGGGCCTGCTGGGAGCCCTGACGAGCACCCCGTATTCCCCAACACAGCACCTGGAGCGAGAGCAGGCTCTTGCTAAGCAGTTTGCAGAAATTCTTCACTTTACACTCCGATTTGATGAGCTCAAG ATGACAAATCCTGCTATTCAGAATGACTTCAGCTACTATAGGAGAACTCTGAGCCGTATGAGGATTAACAATGTCCCA gcagagggagaaaatgaaGTAAATAACGAGTTGGCAAACAGAATGTCTTTATTTTATGCTGAAGCGACGCCAATGTTGAAAACCTTAAGTGATGCCACAACAAAATTTGTGTCAGAG AATAAAAATTTACCGATAGAGAATACAACAGATTGCTTAAGCACCATGGCGAGCGTGTGCAGGGTCATGCTGGAAACCCC tgaaTATAGAAGCAGGTTTACAAATGAGGAAACAGTATCATTCTGTCTGAGGGTAATGGTGGGTGTCATCATACTCTATGACCACGTGCATCCGGTGGGCGCTTTTGCCAAAACTTCAAAAATTGAT ATGAAAGGATGCATCAAAGTTCTTAAAGACCAGCCTCCTAACAGTGTAGAAGGCCTTCTAAATGCTCTCAG gTACACAACAAAGCATTTGAATGATGAGACTACCTCCAAGCAAATTAAATCCATGTTGCAATAA
- the CYRIB gene encoding CYFIP-related Rac1 interactor B isoform X1: MPETSTLNQLVRLKRYLNMGNLLKVLTCTDLEQGPNFFLDFENAQPTESEKEIYNQVNVVLKDAEGILEDLQSYRGAGHEIREAIQHPNDEKLQEKAWGAVVPLVGKLKKFYEFSQRLEAGLRGLLGALTSTPYSPTQHLEREQALAKQFAEILHFTLRFDELKMTNPAIQNDFSYYRRTLSRMRINNVPAEGENEVNNELANRMSLFYAEATPMLKTLSDATTKFVSENKNLPIENTTDCLSTMASVCRVMLETPEYRSRFTNEETVSFCLRVMVGVIILYDHVHPVGAFAKTSKIDMKGCIKVLKDQPPNSVEGLLNALRYTTKHLNDETTSKQIKSMLQ, translated from the exons ATGCCAGAAACCAGTACTCTGAACCAGCTTGTGAGACTGAAGAG GTACCTTAACATGGGGAACCTTCTAAAAGTTTTGACATGCACAGACCTTGAGCAGGGGCCaaattttttccttgattttgaaA ATGCCCAACCTACAGAATCTGAAAAGGAAATTTATAATCAGGTGAATGTAGTGTTAAAGGATGCAGAAGGAATACTGGAAGACTTGCAGTCATATAGAGGAGCTGGCCATGAAATACGAGAG GCAATACAGCATCCAAATGATGAGAAGCTGCAAGAGAAAGCATGGGGTGCAGTTGTTCCACTAGTAGGCAAACTAAAGAAATTCTATGAATTTTCTCAAAGACTAG AGGCAGGACTGCGGGGCCTGCTGGGAGCCCTGACGAGCACCCCGTATTCCCCAACACAGCACCTGGAGCGAGAGCAGGCTCTTGCTAAGCAGTTTGCAGAAATTCTTCACTTTACACTCCGATTTGATGAGCTCAAG ATGACAAATCCTGCTATTCAGAATGACTTCAGCTACTATAGGAGAACTCTGAGCCGTATGAGGATTAACAATGTCCCA gcagagggagaaaatgaaGTAAATAACGAGTTGGCAAACAGAATGTCTTTATTTTATGCTGAAGCGACGCCAATGTTGAAAACCTTAAGTGATGCCACAACAAAATTTGTGTCAGAG AATAAAAATTTACCGATAGAGAATACAACAGATTGCTTAAGCACCATGGCGAGCGTGTGCAGGGTCATGCTGGAAACCCC tgaaTATAGAAGCAGGTTTACAAATGAGGAAACAGTATCATTCTGTCTGAGGGTAATGGTGGGTGTCATCATACTCTATGACCACGTGCATCCGGTGGGCGCTTTTGCCAAAACTTCAAAAATTGAT ATGAAAGGATGCATCAAAGTTCTTAAAGACCAGCCTCCTAACAGTGTAGAAGGCCTTCTAAATGCTCTCAG gTACACAACAAAGCATTTGAATGATGAGACTACCTCCAAGCAAATTAAATCCATGTTGCAATAA
- the CYRIB gene encoding CYFIP-related Rac1 interactor B isoform X3 yields the protein MGNLLKVLTCTDLEQGPNFFLDFENAQPTESEKEIYNQVNVVLKDAEGILEDLQSYRGAGHEIREAIQHPNDEKLQEKAWGAVVPLVGKLKKFYEFSQRLEAGLRGLLGALTSTPYSPTQHLEREQALAKQFAEILHFTLRFDELKMTNPAIQNDFSYYRRTLSRMRINNVPAEGENEVNNELANRMSLFYAEATPMLKTLSDATTKFVSENKNLPIENTTDCLSTMASVCRVMLETPEYRSRFTNEETVSFCLRVMVGVIILYDHVHPVGAFAKTSKIDMKGCIKVLKDQPPNSVEGLLNALRYTTKHLNDETTSKQIKSMLQ from the exons ATGGGGAACCTTCTAAAAGTTTTGACATGCACAGACCTTGAGCAGGGGCCaaattttttccttgattttgaaA ATGCCCAACCTACAGAATCTGAAAAGGAAATTTATAATCAGGTGAATGTAGTGTTAAAGGATGCAGAAGGAATACTGGAAGACTTGCAGTCATATAGAGGAGCTGGCCATGAAATACGAGAG GCAATACAGCATCCAAATGATGAGAAGCTGCAAGAGAAAGCATGGGGTGCAGTTGTTCCACTAGTAGGCAAACTAAAGAAATTCTATGAATTTTCTCAAAGACTAG AGGCAGGACTGCGGGGCCTGCTGGGAGCCCTGACGAGCACCCCGTATTCCCCAACACAGCACCTGGAGCGAGAGCAGGCTCTTGCTAAGCAGTTTGCAGAAATTCTTCACTTTACACTCCGATTTGATGAGCTCAAG ATGACAAATCCTGCTATTCAGAATGACTTCAGCTACTATAGGAGAACTCTGAGCCGTATGAGGATTAACAATGTCCCA gcagagggagaaaatgaaGTAAATAACGAGTTGGCAAACAGAATGTCTTTATTTTATGCTGAAGCGACGCCAATGTTGAAAACCTTAAGTGATGCCACAACAAAATTTGTGTCAGAG AATAAAAATTTACCGATAGAGAATACAACAGATTGCTTAAGCACCATGGCGAGCGTGTGCAGGGTCATGCTGGAAACCCC tgaaTATAGAAGCAGGTTTACAAATGAGGAAACAGTATCATTCTGTCTGAGGGTAATGGTGGGTGTCATCATACTCTATGACCACGTGCATCCGGTGGGCGCTTTTGCCAAAACTTCAAAAATTGAT ATGAAAGGATGCATCAAAGTTCTTAAAGACCAGCCTCCTAACAGTGTAGAAGGCCTTCTAAATGCTCTCAG gTACACAACAAAGCATTTGAATGATGAGACTACCTCCAAGCAAATTAAATCCATGTTGCAATAA
- the CYRIB gene encoding CYFIP-related Rac1 interactor B isoform X4, translating to MTNPAIQNDFSYYRRTLSRMRINNVPAEGENEVNNELANRMSLFYAEATPMLKTLSDATTKFVSENKNLPIENTTDCLSTMASVCRVMLETPEYRSRFTNEETVSFCLRVMVGVIILYDHVHPVGAFAKTSKIDMKGCIKVLKDQPPNSVEGLLNALRYTTKHLNDETTSKQIKSMLQ from the exons ATGACAAATCCTGCTATTCAGAATGACTTCAGCTACTATAGGAGAACTCTGAGCCGTATGAGGATTAACAATGTCCCA gcagagggagaaaatgaaGTAAATAACGAGTTGGCAAACAGAATGTCTTTATTTTATGCTGAAGCGACGCCAATGTTGAAAACCTTAAGTGATGCCACAACAAAATTTGTGTCAGAG AATAAAAATTTACCGATAGAGAATACAACAGATTGCTTAAGCACCATGGCGAGCGTGTGCAGGGTCATGCTGGAAACCCC tgaaTATAGAAGCAGGTTTACAAATGAGGAAACAGTATCATTCTGTCTGAGGGTAATGGTGGGTGTCATCATACTCTATGACCACGTGCATCCGGTGGGCGCTTTTGCCAAAACTTCAAAAATTGAT ATGAAAGGATGCATCAAAGTTCTTAAAGACCAGCCTCCTAACAGTGTAGAAGGCCTTCTAAATGCTCTCAG gTACACAACAAAGCATTTGAATGATGAGACTACCTCCAAGCAAATTAAATCCATGTTGCAATAA